A section of the Rubritalea squalenifaciens DSM 18772 genome encodes:
- the pabA gene encoding aminodeoxychorismate/anthranilate synthase component II yields the protein MLLVIDNYDSFTYNLVQYFGELGQEMKVVRNDKISLEEISELAPDHICISPGPCTPNEAGVSCDVIREFGGKIPIFGVCLGHQSIGQVYGGDVIRAEQLMHGKTSKVFHEGKSVFRGLPNPLTATRYHSLIVKRDTLPDCLEITAETEDGVIMGLRHKELEVHGVQFHPESILTERGREMLQNFLDIKIS from the coding sequence ATGTTGTTAGTCATCGATAATTACGACTCCTTTACCTACAACTTGGTCCAGTACTTTGGTGAGCTGGGTCAGGAAATGAAAGTTGTCCGCAATGACAAGATCTCACTGGAGGAAATCTCTGAGCTGGCTCCAGACCACATCTGTATTTCTCCGGGACCATGTACGCCGAACGAGGCGGGCGTGAGCTGTGATGTTATCCGTGAGTTCGGAGGGAAGATTCCAATTTTTGGAGTCTGCCTCGGTCATCAGAGCATTGGCCAAGTCTATGGCGGAGACGTCATTCGCGCTGAGCAGTTGATGCACGGAAAGACCAGTAAGGTCTTCCATGAAGGAAAAAGTGTATTCCGCGGCTTGCCAAACCCTCTAACAGCGACACGTTATCACTCACTTATCGTGAAGCGTGACACTCTGCCTGACTGTCTTGAAATTACAGCCGAGACTGAAGACGGGGTGATCATGGGGCTGAGACACAAAGAGCTGGAAGTGCACGGAGTGCAGTTCCACCCGGAGTCCATCCTCACGGAAAGAGGGAGAGAGATGCTCCAGAACTTTCTGGATATCAAAATCTCCTAA
- a CDS encoding ABC-F family ATP-binding cassette domain-containing protein: protein MLNIHQLTKTVGGRTLFEDAKLTVNWGERVALVGPNGAGKSTLFRLILGQDEPDAGTIEMDEYGIVGYLSQESGDPGEETIMELATGITPEVANAMKVMRECEAKGDHTSKEFADAQDTFDAANGYALEPKAKKILAGLGYKEEEFNKPAKEFSGGWIMRANLARLLVQEPDLLMLDEPTNHLDLLSLIWLQRYLQNYPGALFVISHDRDFMDEIIETVYEIDEQKFINYTGNYSAYEVEREKRYEQKVAKYRSQQKEIERIQEFVDKFRNVGSKASQVNERMKMIEKLKAKLVKPQAPRKIFKFNIPDPPRSNQIVAELKQVKQAYGEKVIYDGIDLIIERGDRTVLVGPNGAGKSTLMKIIAGYVDIQGGSCELGYATKMGYFSQHRALSLNESNTVLDEVMESAPDLREDEARSILGSFLFRRNDVMKRVRVLSGGEKSRLNLVKFLVNPPNLLLMDEPTTHLDILSIEALVQALKQYKGTLLFISHDVHFIRNLAETTIHVNNGTLTKYAGGYDYFLEKSGLNDDRSAVTAS from the coding sequence ATGCTAAACATCCACCAACTCACCAAAACAGTCGGCGGCCGCACCCTCTTTGAAGACGCCAAGCTTACAGTAAACTGGGGTGAGCGCGTCGCTCTCGTCGGTCCCAACGGTGCAGGCAAGTCGACCCTCTTCCGCCTCATCCTCGGACAGGACGAGCCAGACGCTGGCACCATCGAGATGGATGAGTACGGCATCGTAGGTTACCTCTCCCAGGAATCCGGCGATCCAGGTGAAGAAACCATCATGGAGCTCGCTACCGGCATTACTCCAGAAGTCGCCAATGCCATGAAGGTCATGCGCGAGTGCGAAGCTAAGGGAGACCACACTTCCAAGGAATTTGCCGATGCCCAGGATACCTTCGACGCAGCCAATGGCTACGCTCTCGAACCTAAGGCCAAAAAGATCCTCGCTGGCCTCGGCTACAAGGAAGAAGAATTTAACAAGCCAGCCAAGGAATTCTCTGGTGGCTGGATCATGCGTGCGAATCTCGCCCGCCTGCTTGTCCAGGAGCCAGATCTCCTGATGCTTGACGAGCCTACCAACCACCTTGACCTCCTCTCCCTCATCTGGCTGCAGCGTTACCTGCAGAACTATCCAGGCGCTCTCTTCGTGATTTCCCACGACCGTGACTTCATGGACGAGATCATCGAGACCGTCTACGAAATCGACGAGCAGAAGTTCATCAACTACACAGGCAACTACTCCGCCTACGAAGTCGAGCGAGAGAAGCGCTACGAGCAAAAAGTGGCCAAATACCGCTCCCAGCAGAAGGAGATCGAGCGAATCCAGGAATTCGTGGACAAGTTCCGCAACGTGGGCTCCAAGGCCTCTCAGGTCAATGAGCGCATGAAGATGATCGAAAAGCTCAAAGCCAAGCTGGTCAAACCTCAGGCCCCACGCAAGATCTTCAAGTTCAACATCCCTGATCCACCTCGTTCCAACCAGATCGTTGCAGAGCTGAAGCAAGTCAAGCAAGCCTACGGCGAGAAAGTGATCTATGACGGCATCGACCTCATCATCGAGCGTGGCGACCGCACTGTCCTCGTCGGACCAAATGGTGCCGGTAAATCTACACTCATGAAGATCATTGCTGGCTATGTAGACATTCAGGGTGGCTCCTGTGAGCTAGGCTACGCCACCAAGATGGGCTACTTCTCACAGCACCGCGCCCTCTCCCTCAATGAGAGTAACACCGTGCTTGATGAAGTCATGGAGTCCGCTCCTGACCTACGTGAAGATGAGGCCCGCTCCATTCTCGGTTCCTTCCTCTTCCGCAGAAACGACGTCATGAAGCGCGTACGCGTTCTCTCCGGTGGCGAGAAGTCCCGCCTAAACCTGGTGAAGTTCCTCGTGAACCCGCCAAACCTCCTGCTCATGGACGAGCCTACCACCCACCTCGACATTCTATCTATCGAGGCTCTGGTACAAGCCCTCAAGCAGTACAAGGGCACTCTCCTCTTCATTTCTCACGACGTTCACTTCATCCGCAACCTCGCTGAGACCACCATCCACGTAAACAACGGCACACTCACTAAGTACGCCGGAGGTTACGACTACTTCCTCGAGAAGTCCGGACTCAACGACGACCGCAGCGCCGTCACCGCCTCCTAG
- a CDS encoding GNAT family N-acetyltransferase, with protein sequence MDIEWTKLIPNGGRVFIGGGASVPLKLVEDLLAQHESFQDVELIHIHTLGEMPWVDEKYEGSFRPNSFFLSRKMFDAVDQGRADYTPCPMSEIPRLFSTGVLPLDVVLVQVSPPDEEGMVSLGVSADVVCAAVKGAKKVVAQVNKHVPRTFGDTRIPLKKLHKMIEHDAPLPEIEQWEYKEHHRKIGEYAAQLIDDGSIIQASMGNSPQAVLHSLKNHRNLGIHTGCFTDAMMELTKSGAVDNSLKLAQKGLSVASHCLGSQALYDFVRDNKELALYRSDWVNNPHRIGKLKGMVAINGAREIDLTGQVVRDSRGHRFYGGIGATQDFIRGAGMSKGGCPIIALASTDDDGASRIVTGLTSGSGVCSSRGDVHYVVTEYGVANLVGQTIRQRVLRLVEIAHPSAREGLLEGARMQGWIPKIYGFNPKGINDATQEIDSKRITFDNLTYILRPLHPSDVRSLQMFLFAQDEETIRLRYGYAAPALDERSAYRMASVDQSRDLALGIFYKIGHREELRAVGRFYLDRDKTSAEVAFLVHEKARRKGIANYLLSEMSVIAKARGVKRFWASVLRENKPMAQLFFSRGAERERIPEDDSDEYVMSVAELVRQYQKWQARQELKGQTVASIAMELQSKKKAPARVKDRGLGIYKSEFLLKHQPGPEHPESPERYQAVLEAIGEVEGDVTWIAERKAEVKEVLLAHSASYHDLAKYDIEHFADQLRTGDTMVCMDSYDVVMAAVGGVLNAVDEVMENRVSRAFCAVRPPGHHATEDRGMGFCIFNHAAIAARYAQSRHDADRVAILDWDVHHGNGTQDIFYEDGTVFYFSTHQDGVFPFSGSANETGIEDGAGSNWNVPLPASSGDDAYGEAWGKALEARLKEFAPDLIIISAGFDASASDPLADMSVTPSGFAKLTNLVRGYADQFCGGKLISVLEGGYDPKSLKECVQQHLVSLK encoded by the coding sequence ATGGATATTGAGTGGACGAAGCTAATTCCGAACGGTGGACGTGTCTTTATTGGTGGGGGAGCCAGTGTTCCCTTGAAGTTGGTGGAGGATTTGCTGGCTCAGCATGAGAGTTTTCAGGATGTGGAGCTCATCCATATTCATACTCTGGGGGAGATGCCATGGGTGGATGAAAAGTATGAGGGCAGTTTCCGGCCTAATAGTTTCTTTCTTTCCCGGAAGATGTTTGATGCTGTGGACCAAGGCAGGGCGGATTATACCCCTTGCCCGATGTCTGAGATTCCCCGCTTGTTCAGTACTGGCGTGCTGCCTCTGGACGTAGTCTTGGTGCAGGTGAGTCCTCCGGACGAGGAGGGGATGGTTTCACTGGGGGTCAGTGCCGATGTGGTCTGTGCTGCGGTGAAAGGAGCCAAAAAAGTGGTGGCTCAGGTAAACAAGCATGTGCCGCGCACCTTCGGGGATACTCGTATTCCACTGAAGAAGCTTCACAAGATGATCGAGCATGACGCCCCGTTACCAGAGATTGAGCAATGGGAGTATAAAGAGCATCACCGCAAGATCGGGGAGTATGCTGCCCAACTCATCGATGACGGTTCCATTATTCAGGCGAGTATGGGAAATAGCCCTCAGGCGGTGTTGCATTCGCTCAAGAATCATCGGAATCTGGGTATTCACACAGGTTGCTTCACAGATGCGATGATGGAGCTGACCAAGTCTGGTGCCGTAGATAATAGTCTGAAACTGGCACAGAAGGGGCTCAGTGTGGCGTCTCATTGCCTGGGATCCCAGGCTCTTTATGATTTTGTCAGGGATAATAAGGAACTGGCGCTCTATCGCAGTGATTGGGTGAATAATCCTCATCGTATCGGGAAGCTTAAAGGGATGGTAGCCATCAACGGTGCGCGAGAGATCGACCTTACCGGGCAGGTGGTTCGTGATTCCAGAGGGCATCGCTTCTATGGGGGGATCGGAGCTACTCAGGACTTTATTCGTGGGGCGGGTATGAGTAAGGGCGGCTGCCCGATTATTGCACTAGCTTCTACAGATGATGATGGTGCCTCTCGCATCGTGACCGGTCTGACATCTGGTAGTGGGGTCTGCAGCTCCCGGGGGGACGTGCATTATGTTGTCACCGAGTACGGGGTGGCTAACCTAGTAGGGCAGACGATTCGTCAACGGGTGCTGCGCCTGGTGGAGATTGCTCATCCCAGTGCTCGCGAAGGGCTCTTGGAAGGGGCCAGGATGCAGGGCTGGATTCCCAAGATCTATGGATTTAATCCGAAGGGAATCAATGATGCTACCCAGGAGATCGATAGTAAGAGGATCACCTTTGATAATCTGACTTATATTCTGAGGCCTCTTCACCCGAGTGATGTGCGTTCGCTGCAGATGTTCCTGTTTGCTCAGGACGAAGAAACGATCCGCCTTCGCTACGGCTATGCAGCTCCTGCGCTTGATGAGCGTTCCGCCTACCGAATGGCGTCAGTGGATCAATCTAGGGATCTGGCTCTGGGGATTTTTTACAAGATCGGCCACAGGGAAGAGCTTCGGGCGGTCGGACGTTTCTACTTGGATCGGGACAAGACCTCGGCTGAAGTGGCCTTTCTCGTGCACGAGAAGGCAAGGCGTAAAGGAATCGCCAACTACCTTTTGTCTGAGATGTCGGTGATCGCAAAGGCGAGGGGAGTGAAGCGTTTCTGGGCCAGTGTGCTCAGAGAAAATAAACCCATGGCTCAGTTGTTTTTCAGCCGTGGCGCGGAGAGGGAGAGGATTCCTGAGGATGACAGTGATGAGTATGTCATGAGCGTCGCTGAATTGGTGCGTCAGTATCAGAAGTGGCAGGCGAGGCAGGAGCTCAAGGGGCAGACGGTGGCGAGTATTGCCATGGAACTTCAGTCAAAGAAGAAGGCACCTGCTCGTGTCAAGGATCGTGGATTGGGGATTTATAAGTCCGAGTTTCTACTCAAGCACCAGCCTGGGCCTGAGCACCCGGAGTCTCCGGAGCGATACCAAGCCGTGCTTGAGGCAATCGGAGAGGTCGAAGGGGATGTGACTTGGATTGCTGAGCGTAAGGCGGAGGTGAAGGAGGTTCTCTTGGCGCATTCTGCCAGCTACCATGATCTGGCGAAATACGACATCGAGCACTTTGCCGATCAATTAAGAACGGGGGATACGATGGTATGCATGGATTCTTATGATGTGGTGATGGCCGCGGTGGGTGGAGTCCTTAATGCGGTGGATGAGGTGATGGAGAACAGAGTCAGCCGTGCTTTCTGCGCTGTGAGGCCGCCCGGACATCACGCCACGGAAGACAGAGGAATGGGGTTCTGCATCTTTAATCATGCCGCGATAGCTGCCAGGTATGCACAAAGCCGCCACGATGCGGATAGAGTGGCGATACTCGATTGGGATGTGCACCATGGTAACGGGACCCAGGATATCTTCTATGAAGATGGGACGGTCTTCTATTTTTCAACGCATCAAGACGGAGTGTTTCCATTCAGTGGCAGCGCCAATGAGACAGGCATTGAGGATGGGGCTGGATCTAACTGGAATGTTCCCTTGCCTGCTAGCTCTGGTGATGATGCCTATGGTGAAGCTTGGGGCAAAGCTCTCGAAGCACGGCTGAAAGAGTTTGCCCCTGATTTGATTATTATTTCCGCTGGTTTTGATGCCTCCGCGTCTGACCCTTTGGCGGACATGTCTGTCACTCCCTCTGGATTTGCCAAGCTCACCAATCTGGTGAGGGGTTATGCTGACCAGTTTTGCGGAGGAAAATTGATCAGTGTGCTTGAGGGGGGGTATGACCCGAAGTCTCTGAAAGAGTGTGTCCAGCAGCATCTGGTCTCTCTGAAATGA
- the rpsI gene encoding 30S ribosomal protein S9 yields the protein MSAATTNSATGRRKNAIAHAWVQEGTGQITINKRAFEDYLPTLSLQNGVLEPFQVTKLLNKFDVKVTVKGGGVTGQVGAIKLAIARALIKHDAELRPALKAALLLRRDPRMKERKKYGQPGARKRFQFSKR from the coding sequence ATGAGCGCAGCAACAACCAACAGTGCTACAGGCCGTCGTAAAAACGCTATCGCCCACGCTTGGGTACAAGAGGGCACCGGCCAAATCACCATCAACAAGCGTGCTTTCGAAGACTACCTTCCTACTCTTTCCCTTCAGAACGGAGTACTCGAGCCATTCCAAGTAACCAAACTCCTCAACAAGTTCGACGTTAAAGTCACTGTTAAGGGTGGTGGTGTCACAGGCCAGGTAGGCGCTATCAAACTCGCTATCGCTCGTGCACTTATCAAGCACGACGCAGAGCTTCGCCCAGCACTTAAGGCAGCTCTCCTTCTTCGCCGCGACCCACGCATGAAAGAGCGTAAGAAGTACGGTCAGCCAGGCGCACGCAAGCGCTTCCAGTTCTCCAAGCGTTAA
- a CDS encoding exonuclease domain-containing protein gives MTRTVIRETIFTAIDFESAGTASGKTDAPVQVGTTSWSLDDGISDTWTSYIHTDQDITWSAQKVHGITRDDLKDAPKLMLLWPHLKRRLASRAVVAHGHGTEKRFLNAFPGHGFGPWIDTLQLSRAAWPEISDHSLGAICQTHNLHHSVGKIVPDRTWHDALYDAAASIVLLEHIINTFELHHSPLSSLISPDTSAWHRLRR, from the coding sequence ATGACTCGAACGGTGATCCGAGAGACGATATTCACGGCTATTGATTTTGAATCCGCAGGTACTGCCAGCGGAAAGACTGACGCCCCCGTGCAAGTAGGCACCACCTCCTGGTCACTGGATGATGGAATCTCAGACACCTGGACTTCCTACATTCATACGGATCAGGATATCACTTGGTCGGCTCAGAAGGTACACGGCATCACTCGGGATGATCTGAAGGATGCCCCTAAACTCATGCTGCTCTGGCCTCACCTGAAACGCCGACTGGCTTCCAGAGCAGTCGTCGCTCATGGGCATGGCACCGAGAAACGCTTTCTTAACGCCTTCCCGGGACACGGGTTTGGCCCCTGGATCGATACACTGCAACTTTCTCGTGCTGCTTGGCCCGAAATTTCCGACCACTCACTGGGGGCCATTTGCCAAACTCACAACCTTCACCATAGCGTGGGTAAAATCGTTCCAGACAGAACCTGGCACGATGCCCTCTATGACGCCGCTGCTTCTATCGTCTTGCTCGAGCACATCATCAACACCTTCGAGCTCCACCATTCTCCACTTAGCAGCTTGATCTCACCTGACACATCGGCCTGGCACCGTCTACGCCGCTGA
- the rplM gene encoding 50S ribosomal protein L13, whose product MKTFSAKAQDVERKWYVIDAADKVLGQVAREAAVLLRGKHKPIFTPHVDTGDNVIIINAEKVRLTGNKEVQKIYTHYTGYVGNQKVENPKMVRARKPELLVERAVRGMIPHNKLGNAVYKKLHVYNGAEHPHTAQNPENYEV is encoded by the coding sequence ATGAAAACATTCTCCGCTAAAGCTCAGGACGTAGAGCGCAAATGGTATGTGATCGACGCAGCTGACAAGGTGCTCGGTCAGGTCGCTCGCGAAGCTGCAGTTCTTCTTCGTGGCAAGCACAAGCCAATCTTCACTCCTCACGTAGACACTGGTGACAACGTCATCATCATCAACGCTGAGAAAGTTCGCCTCACAGGCAACAAAGAAGTACAGAAGATCTACACACACTACACAGGCTACGTAGGTAATCAGAAAGTCGAGAACCCTAAGATGGTTCGAGCCCGCAAGCCAGAGCTCCTCGTTGAGCGCGCAGTTCGTGGCATGATTCCACACAACAAGCTCGGTAACGCAGTTTACAAGAAGCTTCACGTGTACAACGGTGCCGAGCATCCACACACTGCTCAGAACCCAGAAAACTACGAAGTTTAG
- a CDS encoding PEP-CTERM sorting domain-containing protein, whose product MKALKFIPIITLTAIHAHAATSFIGDPIGTDDSLGIASNWDNGLPGSGNDGSISTDGELGNISIANGGSSVTVTHSSGTIGDPNDEITNYRDFSISTSGGGSLTWQVDGGNYAEFRVFTVGSGVTLNVTDGILAGSGTGGTRLQVASGAVANITGGTFSGMGFWADGSTINLLGGTIDNLVSNTVIRTYNGGILNIGGDFSINGMASTAVGNNNNFFTASEWTIAADWTGSMTNEAWGRTEWVTEIESTTLTVGGVQINDSNFDDYFTVNGTGTLSAIPEPSSSALLGLGGLALIMRRRK is encoded by the coding sequence ATGAAAGCACTAAAATTCATACCCATAATCACCCTCACTGCAATCCATGCACACGCTGCCACCAGCTTCATTGGAGACCCAATAGGAACCGATGACAGCCTTGGTATAGCCAGCAACTGGGACAATGGCCTTCCTGGATCAGGCAACGATGGCTCCATCTCCACTGACGGAGAACTCGGCAACATCTCCATCGCCAACGGAGGCTCCAGTGTCACCGTCACTCATTCCAGTGGAACCATTGGGGACCCAAATGATGAAATTACCAACTACAGGGATTTCTCCATCAGTACCTCTGGCGGCGGTTCACTCACCTGGCAGGTGGATGGAGGAAACTACGCTGAATTCCGCGTCTTCACGGTCGGTTCGGGCGTCACCCTGAACGTCACCGATGGCATCCTTGCAGGATCAGGTACTGGCGGTACTCGGCTCCAAGTCGCCTCTGGTGCAGTCGCAAACATCACTGGCGGCACATTCTCCGGCATGGGATTCTGGGCCGACGGCAGCACCATCAACCTTCTCGGTGGAACTATCGATAACTTGGTCAGCAATACCGTAATAAGAACCTACAATGGCGGCATCTTGAACATCGGCGGTGACTTCTCCATCAATGGCATGGCCAGCACAGCTGTAGGCAACAACAACAACTTCTTTACAGCTTCCGAATGGACCATCGCAGCTGACTGGACAGGCAGCATGACCAATGAAGCTTGGGGCAGAACGGAATGGGTTACTGAAATCGAATCCACTACCCTCACTGTGGGCGGCGTCCAGATCAATGATTCCAACTTCGACGACTACTTCACGGTGAATGGAACTGGCACGTTAAGCGCCATTCCTGAGCCTTCTTCATCCGCTCTACTCGGCTTAGGTGGACTGGCACTCATCATGAGACGCCGCAAGTAA
- the trpE gene encoding anthranilate synthase component I: MQGNVVPVYAQLAADFETPMSAYVKVADETGAFLLESAESTDAGGRYSFVGSRPKAVFQANGKEISWREGSDTQFITAETDVLAELEKLMAKYKPVTHGDAPPFYGGMVGYLSYDAVQQFEPSITQTPEDDLGLPDAVFMLADTLIVFDQKLRRMLVVANAFIDEAESVDAAYEQAVANIESMIAKIDEPLHVEALNGLADYDQPELKSNTSQAEYEQMVLKAKEYIAAGDAFQVVPSQRFEADYHGSPVDLYRALRHVNPSPYMFILQLEGFSLVGSSPEVHVRSIGGRIDIRPIAGTRWRGKTKEEDDALAADLLADQKECAEHLMLVDLARNDVGRIAKHASVRVDDFMIVERYSHVMHIVSNVHGDLADGYSAYDVLRSTFPAGTVSGAPKIRAMQIINELEKNKRCTYSGAVGYFGWDGGHDSCITLRTCLVKDGKVYVQAGAGVVADSNPTYEYNETCNKAKGMLRAVGLAKTITPAQSK, from the coding sequence ATGCAGGGCAATGTTGTCCCTGTCTACGCGCAGCTTGCTGCGGATTTCGAGACACCTATGTCCGCCTATGTCAAAGTGGCGGATGAGACGGGTGCGTTTTTGCTAGAGAGCGCCGAAAGTACAGACGCAGGCGGTCGTTATTCCTTTGTGGGTAGCAGACCAAAGGCTGTATTTCAGGCAAATGGTAAGGAAATCAGCTGGCGAGAGGGCAGCGATACTCAGTTCATTACCGCAGAGACAGACGTGCTTGCTGAGCTGGAGAAGCTGATGGCGAAGTACAAGCCGGTCACGCACGGCGATGCTCCTCCATTTTATGGCGGCATGGTCGGTTATCTTTCCTATGATGCGGTCCAGCAGTTCGAGCCATCCATCACGCAGACACCAGAGGATGATCTCGGTCTGCCGGATGCGGTCTTCATGCTGGCGGATACGCTAATCGTCTTTGACCAGAAGCTGCGCCGCATGCTGGTGGTGGCGAATGCCTTCATTGATGAAGCTGAGAGTGTGGACGCTGCCTATGAGCAGGCTGTCGCCAATATCGAATCGATGATTGCCAAGATCGATGAGCCGCTTCATGTGGAAGCTCTCAATGGTCTGGCTGATTACGACCAGCCGGAGCTGAAGAGTAATACTTCCCAAGCTGAGTATGAGCAGATGGTTCTTAAGGCGAAGGAATACATCGCCGCTGGAGATGCCTTCCAGGTTGTTCCCAGCCAGAGGTTTGAGGCGGATTACCATGGTAGCCCGGTAGATCTCTACCGTGCTCTGCGCCATGTGAATCCGTCTCCCTACATGTTTATTTTGCAGCTGGAAGGCTTCTCCCTGGTGGGGAGTTCTCCGGAAGTGCACGTGCGTTCCATCGGTGGTCGTATCGATATCCGCCCGATTGCGGGCACGCGCTGGAGGGGCAAGACCAAGGAAGAGGATGATGCTCTTGCTGCGGATTTGCTGGCCGACCAGAAGGAGTGCGCCGAGCACCTGATGCTGGTGGATCTGGCTCGTAACGACGTAGGTCGCATTGCCAAGCACGCCAGCGTGCGGGTGGATGACTTCATGATCGTGGAACGCTACAGCCACGTGATGCACATTGTGAGTAACGTGCATGGTGATCTAGCCGATGGCTACAGCGCCTATGATGTGCTACGCTCGACTTTCCCGGCAGGTACCGTGAGTGGTGCGCCGAAGATTCGCGCTATGCAGATCATCAACGAGCTGGAGAAGAACAAGCGCTGCACCTACAGTGGTGCGGTTGGTTACTTCGGCTGGGATGGGGGACATGATTCCTGCATTACTCTGAGAACCTGTTTGGTGAAGGACGGCAAAGTCTATGTCCAGGCTGGTGCCGGAGTCGTGGCGGATAGTAATCCCACCTACGAGTACAACGAAACCTGCAACAAGGCCAAAGGGATGCTCCGTGCAGTGGGGCTTGCTAAGACAATTACCCCGGCTCAGTCCAAGTAG
- a CDS encoding RNA polymerase sigma factor yields the protein MSDIHHMSLPTETTDEELVRMVLAGCTNSYRSIIARYENKLMAFLLKRLNERSDAQDVCQETFIAIYRNLESFDTEKSFSAWIYGIARNKANDHFRKLKPLPEPANASDILSTTPRTDLDSNEQAEVFWDEARRLLSDDQFTALWLHYQQEMPVKMISETMKQSPSNVKIHLFRGRKALAQSSLLAEQHELAATVNH from the coding sequence ATGAGCGACATACACCACATGAGTCTCCCCACCGAAACCACAGACGAAGAACTCGTCCGCATGGTTCTGGCTGGCTGCACAAACTCATATCGCTCCATTATTGCACGCTATGAGAACAAGCTCATGGCCTTCCTCCTCAAGCGCCTGAATGAGAGGTCTGATGCCCAAGACGTATGCCAAGAGACCTTCATCGCAATCTATCGCAATCTGGAGTCCTTTGACACGGAGAAGTCTTTTAGCGCCTGGATCTACGGAATAGCCCGCAACAAAGCCAACGACCATTTTCGTAAGCTCAAGCCTCTCCCCGAACCTGCCAATGCCTCAGACATTCTTAGCACAACCCCTAGAACCGATCTGGACTCCAATGAGCAAGCAGAAGTGTTCTGGGACGAAGCCAGACGCCTCCTATCAGACGACCAATTCACAGCTCTCTGGCTCCACTACCAGCAAGAGATGCCGGTCAAAATGATCAGCGAGACTATGAAGCAAAGTCCCTCCAATGTAAAAATCCACCTATTCCGCGGCCGCAAAGCGCTCGCTCAATCCAGCCTTCTTGCTGAACAGCACGAGCTAGCTGCCACTGTGAACCACTAA